A genomic window from Lutra lutra chromosome 17, mLutLut1.2, whole genome shotgun sequence includes:
- the NLRP8 gene encoding NACHT, LRR and PYD domains-containing protein 8: MSSASSNSPFENGVMLYVAYLSKEELQTFKQLLVDENPRPGSVQITWDQVKTARWGEVVHLLVEFFPGRLAWDVTHDIFAKMNQTELCLRVQMELNYILPNLEPEDSNPREMPVNLEEGESDKIQEYKVHVTDEYSMTRTMTTWCGSHADFFYQDIERHERILPCLFLPKRPQARQPKTVVLQGVAGVGKTSLAKKVMLEWVENKFYHHKFQCAFYFHCREMAQEDEQSFAELIARKWPGSQSLMSKIMSKPDQLLLLFDGFEEVSLTLTDRPADLSDDWIQKLPGPVLLASLLSKRMLPEATLLITFRFTSWRKLKPFLKHPSFITLTGFSMAERAKYFRTYFGNKRDADEALRFVTGNTVLFSMCQVPAVCWMVCSCLRQQMQRGAELAQAYPNATAVFVQYLSGFFATKPGSPPRNTHQTRLAGLCYLAAEGMWNMRWVFDTKDLEQAKLDETAVATFLRVNIFQRVAGDGDRYAFAILSFQEFFAALLYVLCFPQQLRNFRVLDRVQIIRLIAYPGRKKNYLAQMGLFLFGLLNETCASAAGKSFGCKLSLGNKKKLLKVAALLHECGPPTLHHGVPQLFYCLHEIQEEAFVRQTLSDCQKAALIISKKKDMQVSAFCLKHCQRLRDLELTMTLTIPHVGTLSSDPLRSAEPESSDQCFLWWQEFCSVFRTHENLEVLTLTNTSLEAEPVKVLSAALRHPGCKLQKLIFRRVHPSMLNEDLIQVLIENQYLSYLEIQGTEVRREAMEFLCTALKCPQCYLQCLRLEDCSVTPKSWINLAKDLGMDRLERLSLENCELALLTCKILTSSLKSNEMLTHLSLAENALKDEGAKELCNALQCSTCPLQRLVLRNCALTSNCCPDLVSALDKNKNLRSLDLGFNSLKDDGVILLFEALTKPQSGLQILELEKCLLTTVCCQAMASMVLHNQSLRYLDVSKNDIGLRGRELLWGAFQQRKGKEKVVL, from the exons atgtcctctgcctcctccaacTCTCCTTTTGAAAATGGAGTCATGCTGTACGTGGCCTATTTAAGCAAGGAGGAGCTGCAAACATTCAAGCAGCTTTTAGTGGATGAGAACCCCAGGCCTGGATCAGTCCAGATCACCTGGGACCAGGTGAAGACAGCCAGATGGGGAGAGGTGGTTCATCTCTTGGTGGAGTTCTTCCCCGGACGACTAGCTTGGGATGTGACTCATGACATCTTTGCCAAGATGAACCAGACAGAATTGTGTCTTCGGGTACAGATGGAGCTAAATT ACATTCTACCCAACCTGGAGCCCGAGGACTCGAACCCAAGAGAAATGCCAGTGAATTTGGAGGAAGGAGAATCTG ATAAAATACAGGAGTACAAAGTGCACGTGACAGATGAGTATTCCATGACGCGGACGATGACCACCTGGTGTGGGAGCCATGCAGACTTCTTCTACCAAGACATAGAGAGACACGAGAGGATCTTACCATGCCTTTTTCTTCCCAAAAGACCTCAAGCCAGACAGCCCAAGACTGTGGTCCTACAGGGAGTCGCTGGGGTTGGAAAAACAAGTTTGGCCAAAAAGGTGATGTTGGAGTGGGTGGAAAACAAGTTCTACCACCACAAGTTCCAGTGTGCTTTCTACTTCCATTGCCGGGAAATGGCTCAGGAGGACGAGCAGAGCTTCGCAGAGCTGATTGCCCGTAAGTGGCCCGGGTCACAGTCTCTCATGTCCAAGATTATGTCCAAACCAGACCAACTTCTGCTCCTGTTTGATGGCTTTGAGGAAGTGTCACTGACCCTCACGGATAGACCAGCTGACCTGAGTGATGACTGGATCCAGAAATTGCCCGGGCCTGTCCTCCTGGCTAGTCTGCTGAGCAAAAGAATGCTTCCCGAAGCCACCTTACTGATCACCTTCAGGTTCACATCTTGGAGGAAGCTCAAGCCCTTCCTGAAACACCCCTCTTTCATAACACTCACGGGGTTTAGTATGGCAGAAAGAGCCAAGTACTTCAGGACGTATTTCGGAAACAAGAGGGATGCTGATGAAGCCTTGAGGTTTGTCACAGGAAATACAGTTCTCTTCTCCATGTGTCAGGTCCCTGCAGTTTGCTGGATGGTGTGTTCCTGTCTGAGACAGCAGATGCAGAGAGGAGCAGAACTTGCACAGGCATATCCAAACGCCACAGCTGTATTTGTCCAGtatctgtctggcttctttgccACCAAGCCTGGAAGCCCTCCCAGGAACACTCATCAGACACGACTGGCAGGTCTGTGTTACTTGGCCGCAGAGGGCATGTGGAACATGAGATGGGTGTTTGACACAAAAGACCTCGAGCAGGCCAAGCTAGATGAGACCGCTGTTGCTACTTTTCTCCGTGTGAATATTTTTCAAAGGGTGGCAGGTGACGGAGACCGCTATGCATTTGCCATTCTAAGCTTCCAGGAGTTTTTTGCTGCCTTGTTGTACGTTCTGTGCTTCCCACAACAACTCAGAAATTTCCGGGTGTTGGACCGTGTTCAGATCATACGCCTGATAGCATATCccggaagaaagaaaaactatcttGCTCAGATGGGGCTCTTCTTATTTGGCCTTTTAAACGAAACGTGCGCTTCAGCTGCAGGGAAGTCATTTGGATGCAAGCTGTCCCTGGGCAACAAGAAGAAGTTGCTGAAAGTGGCAGCCCTGTTGCATGAATGTGGCCCACCCACACTGCACCACGGCGTCCCGCAGCTGTTCTACTGTCTGCATGAGATCCAGGAGGAGGCATTTGTGCGTCAGACCCTAAGCGATTGTCAGAAGGCTGCTTTGATCATCAGCAAGAAGAAAGACAtgcaagtgtctgccttttgtcTTAAGCACTGTCAACGTCTGCGGGATCTAGAACTGACTATGACCCTGACCATCCCCCACGTGGGCACACTCAGCTCGGATCCCCTCCGTTCTGCTGA ACCAGAAAGCAGTGACCAGTGTTTTCTCTGGTGGCAAGAATTCTGCTCCGTGTTTAGGACACATGAGAATTTGGAAGTCCTGACTTTGACCAACACTTCTTTGGAGGCTGAGCCAGTGAAGGTTCTTTCTGCGGCTCTGAGACATCCTGGGTGTAAACTGCAAAAACTCAT CTTCAGACGTGTGCATCCCTCCATGCTGAACGAAGACTTAATCCAAGTTTTGATTGAAAACCAGTATCTGAGCTACTTGGAAATACAAGGCACGGAAGTGAGACGTGAGGCCATGGAGTTTCTGTGCACAGCCTTGAAATGTCCACAGTGCTATCTGCAGTGTCTGAG GCTGGAAGACTGCTCAGTTACCCCTAAAAGTTGGATTAATCTTGCCAAGGATCTTGGAA TGGACCGACTGGAGAGGCTGTC ATTGGAGAATTGTGAGCTCGCGCTGCTTACCTGTAAAATTCTTACCTCCTCCCTCAAGAGTAATGAGATGCTGACCCATCTGAGCTTGGCAGAAAATGCCCTGAAGGATGAAGGAGCGAAGGAGCTTTGCAATGCCTTACAGTGTTCTACGTGTCCTCTACAGAGGCTGGT CCTGAGAAACTGTGCCCTGACCTCCAACTGCTGTCCGGACCTGGTCTCCGctctggataaaaacaaaaatttgagaaGCTTAGACCTTGGTTTTAATAGCCTGAAGGACGATGGCGTTATCCTGCTCTTTGAGGCCCTCACGAAACCCCAGTCCGGCCTCCAGATTCTGGA gctggagAAGTGCCTGCTCACCACTGTCTGCTGCCAGGCTATGGCTTCCATGGTCTTGCACAACCAGAGCCTCAGATACCTGGACGTGAGCAAGAATGACATCGGGCTCAGGGGCAGAGAGCTCCTGTGGGGGGCCTTCCAGCAGCgcaaggggaaagagaaggttGTTCTGTAA